One Fibrobacter sp. UWB16 DNA window includes the following coding sequences:
- a CDS encoding YhcG family protein, whose amino-acid sequence MAKNKENVPAKAVESLFNKISPLITQSRKMIATTINTAEVCTKFKIGQYIVEDEQKGKSRAAYGKQVLIHLSARLIEKHGEGWSVETLTLCRKFFNVYSNFVNGVYEIEGEYKFTLSWSHYLVLMRIKNDDERRFYEIEATSGNWSVRELQRQYGSSLYERLALSRDKEQVARLSRVGNMVEKPEDIIKNPVTLEFVGLKPDASYSESNLESAIINKLQEFLLELGKGFLFEARQKRFSFDEDDYYVDLVLYNRLLQCYVLVDLKVDKLTHQDLGQMQMYVNYYDRYVKQNFEKPTIGILLCKEKKDTLVRLTLPENANIYASAYELYLPDKKLLQAKVKEWVNEFETQDGRTPQLSANG is encoded by the coding sequence ATGGCTAAAAATAAAGAGAATGTCCCTGCAAAAGCGGTGGAATCGTTGTTCAATAAAATATCCCCTCTTATTACGCAATCTCGTAAAATGATTGCAACGACCATCAATACTGCTGAAGTCTGCACCAAATTCAAGATAGGCCAATATATAGTCGAAGATGAACAAAAAGGCAAAAGCCGAGCGGCATATGGGAAACAAGTACTCATTCATCTATCTGCCAGACTGATAGAAAAACATGGGGAAGGTTGGTCCGTTGAAACATTAACGCTCTGTAGAAAATTTTTCAATGTATATTCGAATTTCGTAAACGGTGTTTACGAAATTGAGGGCGAATATAAATTCACACTTTCTTGGTCGCATTACCTAGTGCTCATGCGCATCAAGAATGATGATGAACGCCGTTTTTACGAGATAGAGGCTACTTCCGGGAACTGGTCTGTTCGCGAGTTGCAGCGGCAGTATGGTTCAAGTCTGTATGAACGCCTTGCGTTGAGCCGGGACAAGGAACAGGTTGCCCGCTTATCGCGAGTCGGCAACATGGTGGAGAAGCCGGAGGATATCATCAAGAACCCGGTGACGCTTGAGTTTGTCGGTTTGAAACCGGATGCATCGTATTCGGAATCGAACTTGGAATCCGCTATCATTAACAAGCTGCAAGAATTCCTGCTCGAACTGGGGAAAGGATTCCTGTTCGAAGCACGACAAAAACGATTCTCATTTGATGAGGATGACTACTATGTAGACTTGGTTTTGTACAATCGCCTGCTGCAATGCTATGTACTCGTTGACTTAAAAGTCGACAAATTGACCCATCAAGATCTTGGCCAAATGCAGATGTACGTAAACTACTATGATCGTTATGTAAAGCAGAATTTCGAAAAGCCGACTATCGGCATTTTACTTTGCAAAGAGAAGAAGGATACCCTTGTGAGGTTGACGTTACCCGAAAATGCAAATATTTATGCATCCGCTTATGAGTTGTATCTGCCGGACAAGAAACTTTTGCAAGCGAAGGTCAAAGAATGGGTAAATGAATTCGAAACGCAAGATGGTAGGACACCCCAATTGTCAGCCAACGGATGA